One Triticum dicoccoides isolate Atlit2015 ecotype Zavitan chromosome 4B, WEW_v2.0, whole genome shotgun sequence genomic window carries:
- the LOC119291502 gene encoding uncharacterized protein LOC119291502 isoform X1: MLRLRSCIVSHLLSSPSTPLPRLLSAAAPAVSPSTGFAVEEYLVATCGLTRVQALKASPKISHLKSPSNPDAVLAFLAGLGLSRADVAAAVAKDPRLLCARVESTLAPNLAALSGIGLSRSEIVPLLRLRCRSVVSKLQYYLTLFGSSEAFLQALKFNCNLLTHSIEGAVEPNVALLRECGLGDRDIAKLCVGMPWLLTANPECIRSMVARADGLGVSRESPMFRHAMHAVAFHSEEKIAAKMEYLKKTLRWSDAEVRIALSKSPMMLRSSEGMVQRMSEFLISEMGLEPAYIAHRPAILAYSLERQIRPSTYALTSKLRRTLLKTMMMLAEDKCPIDSDLHEPRTRFDVCLLKVFLSPNQRARSYAIPNPSLLYLVTMSYILTTF, translated from the exons ATGCTTCGCCTCCGAAGCTGCATCGTGTCCCATCTCCTCTCGTCTCCATCCACCCCTCTCCCCCGCCTCCTCTCCGCGGCCGCGCCCGCCGTTTCCCCGAGCACGGGATTCGCCGTGGAGGAGTACCTCGTCGCGACCTGCGGCCTCACCCGAGTGCAGGCCCTCAAGGCTTCCCCGAAGATCTCCCACCTCAAGTCCCCCTCCAATCCCGACGCCGtcctcgccttcctcgccggcctcggcctCTCCAGAGCCGACGTCGCCGCGGCCGTCGCCAAAGACCCCAGGTTACTCTGCGCCCGCGTGGAGAGTACTCTGGCCCCCAACTTGGCTGCGCTCAGTGGCATCGGGTTGTCGCGCTCCGAGATCGTGCCCCTCCTCCGCTTGCGCTGCAGATCTGTCGTCTCCAAGCTGCAGTACTACCTGACCCTCTTCGGCTCCTCCGAGGCCTTCCTCCAGGCGTTGAAGTTCAACTGCAACCTCCTCACACACAGCATCGAGGGTGCGGTCGAGCCCAATGTAGCGTTGCTGCGGGAGTGCGGGCTAGGTGATCGCGACATTGCCAAGTTATGCGTTGGTATGCCATGGCTGCTGACTGCCAACCCAGAATGCATCCGGTCAATGGTGGCTCGTGCCGACGGTCTTGGCGTGAGCCGGGAATCTCCGATGTTCAGGCACGCGATGCATGCTGTTGCATTCCACAGCGAGGAGAAGATTGCTGCCAAAATGGAGTACCTGAAAAAGACGCTCAGGTGGTCGGATGCTGAGGTGCGCATTGCTTTGTCCAAGTCTCCAATGATGCTGAGGAGTTCTGAGGGCATGGTGCAGCGCATGTCAGAGTTCCTCATCTCTGAGATGGGGTTGGAACCAGCATACATTGCTCATCGGCCGGCAATTCTCGCTTACAGCCTGGAGCGCCAGATCAGACCCAG TACATATGCCCTCACAAGCAAGCTGCGCCGTACCTTGctgaagactatgatgatgcttgcagaggacaagTGCCCGATAGATTCAGATTTGCATGAACCAAGAACAAG ATTTGACGTTTGTCTACTAAAAGTGTTTCTTTCTCCTAATCAGCGTGCCCGCTCATATGCCATACCGAACCCGTCTCTGTTGTACCTCGTAACAATGAGCTATATATTGACTACCTTTTGA
- the LOC119291502 gene encoding uncharacterized protein LOC119291502 isoform X2 — protein MLRLRSCIVSHLLSSPSTPLPRLLSAAAPAVSPSTGFAVEEYLVATCGLTRVQALKASPKISHLKSPSNPDAVLAFLAGLGLSRADVAAAVAKDPRLLCARVESTLAPNLAALSGIGLSRSEIVPLLRLRCRSVVSKLQYYLTLFGSSEAFLQALKFNCNLLTHSIEGAVEPNVALLRECGLGDRDIAKLCVGMPWLLTANPECIRSMVARADGLGVSRESPMFRHAMHAVAFHSEEKIAAKMEYLKKTLRWSDAEVRIALSKSPMMLRSSEGMVQRMSEFLISEMGLEPAYIAHRPAILAYSLERQIRPRYYVVKYLKENGLVRRDRDYYSALTLSKMVFLEKYICPHKQAAPYLAEDYDDACRGQVPDRFRFA, from the coding sequence ATGCTTCGCCTCCGAAGCTGCATCGTGTCCCATCTCCTCTCGTCTCCATCCACCCCTCTCCCCCGCCTCCTCTCCGCGGCCGCGCCCGCCGTTTCCCCGAGCACGGGATTCGCCGTGGAGGAGTACCTCGTCGCGACCTGCGGCCTCACCCGAGTGCAGGCCCTCAAGGCTTCCCCGAAGATCTCCCACCTCAAGTCCCCCTCCAATCCCGACGCCGtcctcgccttcctcgccggcctcggcctCTCCAGAGCCGACGTCGCCGCGGCCGTCGCCAAAGACCCCAGGTTACTCTGCGCCCGCGTGGAGAGTACTCTGGCCCCCAACTTGGCTGCGCTCAGTGGCATCGGGTTGTCGCGCTCCGAGATCGTGCCCCTCCTCCGCTTGCGCTGCAGATCTGTCGTCTCCAAGCTGCAGTACTACCTGACCCTCTTCGGCTCCTCCGAGGCCTTCCTCCAGGCGTTGAAGTTCAACTGCAACCTCCTCACACACAGCATCGAGGGTGCGGTCGAGCCCAATGTAGCGTTGCTGCGGGAGTGCGGGCTAGGTGATCGCGACATTGCCAAGTTATGCGTTGGTATGCCATGGCTGCTGACTGCCAACCCAGAATGCATCCGGTCAATGGTGGCTCGTGCCGACGGTCTTGGCGTGAGCCGGGAATCTCCGATGTTCAGGCACGCGATGCATGCTGTTGCATTCCACAGCGAGGAGAAGATTGCTGCCAAAATGGAGTACCTGAAAAAGACGCTCAGGTGGTCGGATGCTGAGGTGCGCATTGCTTTGTCCAAGTCTCCAATGATGCTGAGGAGTTCTGAGGGCATGGTGCAGCGCATGTCAGAGTTCCTCATCTCTGAGATGGGGTTGGAACCAGCATACATTGCTCATCGGCCGGCAATTCTCGCTTACAGCCTGGAGCGCCAGATCAGACCCAGGTACTACGTTGTTAAGTATCTTAAGGAAAATGGATTGGTACGTCGCGACCGGGACTACTATTCCGCACTCACGCTGTCCAAAATGGTATTCTTGGAGAAGTACATATGCCCTCACAAGCAAGCTGCGCCGTACCTTGctgaagactatgatgatgcttgcagaggacaagTGCCCGATAGATTCAGATTTGCATGA
- the LOC119291503 gene encoding fructokinase-1-like, which produces MALQTLNPATVSRAPLPLARRHPPQPFPHLPPRRRVAGGGVRPRAAVAVAVSGAVNEARRRPPQDGGEGKETDLATLGNLCVDVVLSVPCLPPAQREERLAYMEGLAASPPDQKYWEAGGNCNLAFAAARLGLRCSTLGHVGEEIYGKFLLDVLEAEGISVVGMLENADVTACRQAYETLLCWVLVDPFQRHGFCSRADFSKEPAFSWIRKLPAETKIAIHHSKILFSNGYAFDEFSPDVIASAIDCAIDAGTSVFFDPGPRGRSLLHGNRDEQRALEHALRLSDVLLLTSDEAESLTNIGNPIQAGRELLRRGTRTKWVVIKMGSKGSIMITESAVSCAPSFKIRVVDTVGCGDSFTAAIAFGFLHGLPAISTLALANAVGAATATGCGAGRNVAHLDKVLNLLRESDINEEGKTWTELIEGCSACPEVSVLSKTPVNGSSDRFVNVVPVSGVVSDLLSMLEVAPERSTIQA; this is translated from the exons ATGGCTCTCCAAACCCTAAACCCCGCCACCGTCTCCCGGGCCCCGCTCCCCCTCGCGCGGCGCCACCCGCCGCAGCCCTTCCCGCAcctccctccccgccgccgcgtcgccggcggcggcgtccgACCGCGCGCGGCCGTCGCTGTCGCCGTCTCCGGCGCGGTCAACGAGGCCAGGAGGCGCCCGCCGCAGGATGGCGGGGAGGGGAAGGAGACGGATCTCGCCACGCTCGGCAACCTCTGCGTCGACGTCGTGCTCAGCGTGCCCTGCCTCCCGCCCGCGCAGCGCGAAGAGCGCCTGGCCTACATGGAAGGCCTGGCCGCCTCGCCGCCCGACCAG AAATATTGGGAGGCTGGTGGGAACTGCAATTTGGCCTTTGCTGCAGCTAGGCTTGGGCTTCGCTGCTCCACACTGGGACATGTAGGAGAGGAAATTTATGGAAAGTTTCTTCTTGATGTGCTTGAGGCCGAAGGCATTAGCGTTGTTGGGATGCTTGAAAATGCTGATGTTACTGCATGTCGACAAGCCTATGAGACGCTTCTATGCTGGGTTCTTGTAGATCCATTTCAAAGACATGGATTCTGCAG CCGTGCAGACTTTAGTAAAGAGCCAGCTTTCAGTTGGATACGTAAACTTCCAGCAGAAACCAAGATAGCCATTCAtcactctaaaatattgtttagcaATGGATATGCTTTTGATGAATTTTCCCCTGATGTGATTGCATCTGCTATTGATTGTGCGATTGATGCGGGAACATCAGTATTCTTTGATCCTGGGCCTCGTGGAAGATCTCTCTTACATGGGAACCGGGATGAACAGAGAGCACTGGAGCACGCTCTGAGGCTCAGCGATGTTCTCCTTTTGACGTCAGATGAG GCTGAGTCCCTAACCAACATCGGAAACCCAATTCAGGCAGGGCGAGAATTGCTAAGAAGAGGAACCCGAACAAAATGGGTTGTCATCAAAATGGGTTCTAAGGGCTCAATCATGATCACCGAAAGTGCTGTTTCATGTGCACCTTCTTTTAAG ATCCGCGTCGTGGACACGGTTGGATGCGGAGATAGCTTCACTGCTGCTATAGCTTTCGGGTTCCTCCACGGGTTGCCGGCGATTAGCACACTAGCACTAGCAAATGCAGTTGGTGCTGCGACCGCCACCGGATGTGGAGCAGGTAGGAATGTCGCTCACCTAGATAAAGTACTGAATCTCTTGAGAGAGTCCGATATCAACGAGGAAGGAAAAACATGGACCGAGTTGATTGAAGGATGCTCTGCCTGTCCTGAAGTTTCAGTCCTGTCCAAGACGCCAGTCAATGGTTCCAGTGACCGCTTTGTGAATGTTGTCCCTGTTAGCGGTGTGGTTTCTGACCTTTTGTCGATGCTAGAGGTGGCACCGGAGCGAAGCACCATCCAGGCTTAA
- the LOC119291504 gene encoding myosin-binding protein 1-like, with product MAAKARARPRYSWRRFWLVLCHALSECFLIVMLLVVAVVSYTATRFARICRIRSPCMLCSRLDKVLHGKAWFSEELVCAAHRVEIARLSYCQIHSKLAHSDDLCGKCLLSCSGPVGKPGNPTNMSIKEKAGHTQRCSCCSEPFTKRDNAHKLFEEVSGRPQNDGMSKVKERSMATASVGHSSDEDFDQLPYGGYRKLHDSQSEIHVSDDDVGGDAKPYEAKRRTRDLDEHSKAVPGQVRQELPKQKTFLVGTEEVGDLEGVSQSPDQEASASNGPRSTTNHYVNRNSSMKNAPGGRGNLRSPRWSEVISAKETNSTTHEEVKTFMSQLSSARGLDGPWSEVAASPRISIQIDEYSQSDATDGRQFLDLEPSDGHVPTEAEGEISLESLKKQCELNKKKLSILYKELEAERSASSVAASEAMAMINRLQVEKAAMHMEALQYLRMMEEQADHDQEEIGKLNDLLTEREKELLDLEAELESYESRFRMEPFDVGKFDAIDGDMALRVLDNSDFVRNTIFGFEDEKAKILESLSRLEETLGMPYTNRFDLGGTTDSLQSGSLKDHPSDWPGQSVENSELACRSSLLPQEHLNEEPHLNDDSLRDHPSDGPGQHAENSELECRSSLMPKEDLNNESLRDHPSDGPGQHAENSELECRSSLMPQEDLNDESLRDHPSDGPGQYVENPESECQSSPLPQEDLKDESVSLQRNDENQSAENQKYVGPCSRSDDDKISSMESIKQEILLLNSRFMALEADQKFLKQILSSLKCSSDAEQYVQEITSHLRELRRIATEQRDRTAL from the exons ATGGCTGCGAAAGCTCGTGCGAGGCCGCGATACTCTTGGCGGCGATTCTGGTTGGTGCTGTGCCATGCCTTGAGCGAGTGCTTCCTCATCGTAATGCTGCTTGTGGTCGCCGTGGTGTCGTATACCGCGACGAGGTTCGCGCGCATCTGCAGGATCCGCTCACCGTGCATGCTGTGCTCAAGATTGGACAAGGTTCTGCATGGCAAGGCCTGGTTCTCGGAGGAGCTGGTTTGTGCAGCACACAGGGTGGAAATCGCGCGTTTATCATATTGCCAGATTCACAGCAAGCTCGCACATTCTGATGATCTATGTGGAAAGTGCTTGCTTTCATGCTCTGGACCAGTTGGTAAACCAGGTAACCCAACAAACATGAGCATTAAGGAGAAGGCGGGGCACACACAACGATGTTCTTGTTGTTCGGAGCCATTCACGAAGAGAGACAACGCGCACAAGTTATTTGAGGAGGTGAGTGGCAGGCCTCAGAATGATGGCATGAGCAAAGTGAAGGAGAGAAGCATGGCCACGGCAAGCGTTGGGCATTCttcagatgaggattttgatcaATTGCCTTACGGAGGTTACAGAAAGCTACATGACTCTCAATCAGAGATTCATGTCTCAGATGATGATGTTGGCGGCGATGCAAAGCCTTATGAAGCTAAACGTCGAACCAGAGATCTTGACGAGCACTCGAAGGCTGTGCCTGGGCAAGTTCGTCAGGAGCTTCCGAAACAGAAAA CTTTTCTGGTTGGTACTGAGGAGGTCGGCGATTTAGAGGGTGTTTCACAAAGCCCTGACCAGGAAGCTTCTGCATCTAACGGGCCCCGCTCAACTACAAACCATTATGTCAACCGCAACAGTAGCATGAAGAATGCTCCTGGTGGTAGAGGCAATCTTAGATCTCCTCGATGGTCTGAAGTAATCTCCGCTAAGGAAACCAATTCAACAACACATGAAGAAGTGAAGACATTCATGTCCCAGTTGTCTTCTGCACGAGGCCTCGATGGTCCTTGGAGTGAGGTGGCTGCTAGCCCCAGAATCAGCATACAGATTGATGAGTACAGTCAATCTGATGCCACTGATGGCAGACAATTCCTTGATCTGGAACCATCTGATGGCCATGTTCCAACTGAAGCTGAAGGTGAGATCTCCCTTGAGTCCCTGAAGAAGCAATGTGAGCTTAACAAGAAAAAACTAAGTATCCTTTATAAAGAGCTCGAGGCAGAACGGAGTGCTTCGTCTGTCGCAGCAAGTGAAGCGATGGCCATGATCAATAGGTTGCAAGTGGAAAAGGCTGCAATGCACATGGAGGCGCTGCAGTATCTCCGGATGATGGAAGAGCAGGCTGATCATGACCAAGAAGAAATTGGAAAGCTAAATGACTTGCTTACAGAAAGAGAGAAAGAATTGCTTGACCTGGAAGCTGAACTCGAAAGTTATGAGAGCAGGTTCCGCATGGAACCATTTGATGTCGGAAAATTTGACGCTATTGATGGAGATATGGCACTCAGAGTCTTGGATAACTCAGATTTTGTGAGGAATACCATCTTTGGTTTTGAAGATgagaaggccaaaattttggaatccTTGAGCAGATTAGAGGAAACACTTGGCATGCCTTACACAAATAGATTTGATTTGGGTGGCACAACTGATAGCCTACAGAGTGGGTCACTGAAAGATCATCCAAGTGATTGGCCTGGCCAAAGTGTAGAAAACTCAGAATTGGCATGTCGGAGTtcactattgcctcaggagcacttGAACGAGGAACCACACTTGAACGATGACTCACTGAGAGATCATCCAAGTGATGGGCCTGGCCAACATGCAGAAAACTCAGAACTGGAATGTCGGAGTTCACTAATGCCTAAGGAAGACTTGAACAATGAATCACTGAGAGATCATCCAAGTGATGGGCCTGGCCAACATGCAGAAAACTCAGAATTGGAATGTCGGAGTTCACTAATGCCTCAGGAAGACTTGAACGATGAATCACTGAGAGATCACCCAAGTGATGGGCCTGGCCAATATGTAGAAAACCCAGAATCAGAATGCCAAAGTTCACCATTGCCTCAGGAAGACTTGAAAGATGAATCAGTCTCTTTACAACGAAATGATGAAAATCAATCTGCTGAGAATCAAAAATATGTTGGCCCATGTTCGCGCTCAGATGACGATAAAATTAGTTCCATGGAAAGCATTAAACAAGAAATTTTGCTCTTGAATAGTAGATTCATGGCACTTGAAGCAGATCAGAAGTTTCTCAAGCAGATATTGAGTTCTCTTAAATGTAGTAGTGATGCAGAACAATATGTGCAGGAGATAACTAGTCATTTGAGGGAGCTCCGAAGAATTGCTACCGAGCAGAGAGATAGGACAGCTCTATGA